Below is a window of Candidatus Methylacidiphilales bacterium DNA.
CCGCTGGGTGCCAGCGCGGGGTGCGCGGAGCTTGGGGCCAAGGAATTGTCCGGTGAAACTGGCGGGATGGGCGGCGATTTGTTCGGGAGTGCCTGTGACCACGACAGTTCCCCCGGCGGCTCCACCCCCGGGTCCCAAGTCGATGATATGGTCGGCGTTTTTGATCACATCCAAATGATGTTCAATGATTAAGATCGTATTACCAGCATTACGGAGCTTGAAAAGCATGGAAAGCAGGACTTCGATGTCCGAGAAATGCAGGCCAGTGGTTGGCTCATCGAGAATGTAACAGGTTTTACCGTTTGTTTTACGATAAAGTTCAGCGGCAAGCTTGATTCGCTGGGCTTCGCCGCCGCTGAGGCTGGTGCCTCCCTGGCCCAAGGGAAGGTAACCCAGGCCGACATAGGCGAGGGTCTCGAGCCGGTCCGCCACTTCCGGGATGTTCTTGAAGAGGGTGAGGGCCTGCTCGACGGTCAAGCCCAGGACATCGGCGATGGTGTGGCCCTTGTAGGTGATCTCGAGGGTTTCGCGGTTGAAACGCCGGCCTTTGCAGGCCTCACAAGTCACATGCACGTCGGGCAGGAGCTGCATTTCCATGGTGATGATGCCGTCACCCTGGCAGTGTTCGCAGCGGCCGCCGGGGGTGTTGAAGCTGAAGCGTGATTTGGTGAAGCCGCGCACGCGGGCGAGCGGGAGTTGGGCGAAGAGGTTGCGGATGCCGTCGAAGGCCCCGAGGTAGGTGGCGGCGTTGGAGCGTGGGGAGCGGCCGATGGGGGACTGGTCGATGATGACCGCTTTTTCCAGGGCTTCGAGACCGGTGATGCGGCGGTGGGCCCCGGGCCGTTCCTTGCCGGTGCCGAAATGGCGGAAGAGCGCACGGCTGAGCACATCGTGGATGAGGGTGCTTTTGCCCGATCCGCTGACGCCGGTGATGCAGGTCAGGCAGCCGATGGGGAATCGGACATCGATGTTTTGCAGGTTGTTTTCCGTCACACCCTCGAGAGTGATCCAACCCTGCTCCGGGGCGGTGCGCCGCCCGGTGAAAAGATCGAGTGTTCCTGCGAGGTAGCGACCGGTGAGGGAAGTCGGGTTCTGGATGATCTCCCGAGGGGTGCCCATCCCGGTGATCCGCCCGCCGTGGATGCCGGCGGATGGACCGACTTCCACCACCCAATCGGCTTGGCGGATGGTATCCTCGTCGTGTTCGACCACGACGATGGTGTTGCCCTGGTCGCGGAGGCCTCGGAGGGTGTCGAGCAGGCGGGCGTGATCGCGGGGGTGGAGGCCGATGCTGGGTTCGTCGAGCACGTAGAGGACCCCGGTGAGGCCGGAACCCAGTTGGGAGGCGAGACGGATGCGCTGCATCTCGCCTCCGGAGAGTGTGCCGGTTTCGCGGTCAAGGGTTAGGTAGGGCAGGCCGACCTCGCAGAGGAAGCGCAGGCGGCCGCGGATCTCGGTCAGGAGTTCCCCGCCGATAGCGCGGTCGCGGTCGCTCCATGGATTTTGCTCGAGGAATTCAAGGGCACCGGAGGCGGTGAGGGCGCAGAATTCGTGGATGCCCAGGGGTTGGGCACCAGGGCCACGGTCCAGGCGGACGGCAAGGATTTCCGGGCGGAGTCTTTTCCCGGCGCATTCGCGGCAGGTCTGGCGGGTCATGTAGCGCTTGAGCCGTTGGCGGGCCAGAGGGCTTTCGCTCCGGTCATGCAGGTCCTGGATCCAGGCGGCCAGGCCTTCGAAAGGGCGGGGCTCGGTCACGACCCGGCCGTCGCGCAGCGTGGCCATCGGAACGGGTTCTCCGCGGGAACCCTCAAGGATGAGGTTGCGGAACGATTCCGGCAGGGCGGCCCAGGGCGTGGCAGTGGAAACCCCGGCGTGGCGGGCGAGGTCGCGGAGAAGGGAGCGATGGTGGCCGGTTTGGCGTTTGGGGATTTTGGCCCATGGGGCGATGGCCCCGTCGTCGAGACTTTTGCCGGGGTCGGGCACGCAGAGGGTGGGGTCGGCGATGATTTCCGTGCCCAGTCCGTGGCAGCGGGGACAGGCGCCAAGCGGATTGTTGAATGAAAAGTGCCCGGCACTGAGGTCGGCGAAGCGGTGGCCCGTTTCAGGATCGAAGTTCCGGTGGCTCAGGGCCCATTCCACCGCCGTGCCGCCATCCGCAGGGGGCCAGTGGACGATGACGACCCCGTCGCCCGTTTTCAGGGCGAGTTCGAGCGAATCGGAAAGACGCGAACGGGCCGCGGGTTCGACTTTGAGCCGATCGACAACAACCTCCAGTTGGTGCGTCCGGTTGCGGTCCGGTTTGGGATTTTCGTCGAGAGTGAGGAAGGTTCCGTCGAGGCGGATGCGGGCGAAGCCCTCGCGGCGTAGCCGGTC
It encodes the following:
- the uvrA gene encoding excinuclease ABC subunit UvrA encodes the protein MKIARPTPLTDAGTIRIRGARTHNLKGVDLDLPRNRLTVITGPSGSGKSSLAFDTLFAEGQRRYMLSLSSYVRQFLDRLDRPDVDSIEGLSPAIAIEQRTASGNPRSTIATTTEIFDHLRVLFATLGRPHHPVTGKPLQRWSVEDMATRILDEPAGDRFVLLAPLPTGDAGDLRGLLDRLRREGFARIRLDGTFLTLDENPKPDRNRTHQLEVVVDRLKVEPAARSRLSDSLELALKTGDGVVIVHWPPADGGTAVEWALSHRNFDPETGHRFADLSAGHFSFNNPLGACPRCHGLGTEIIADPTLCVPDPGKSLDDGAIAPWAKIPKRQTGHHRSLLRDLARHAGVSTATPWAALPESFRNLILEGSRGEPVPMATLRDGRVVTEPRPFEGLAAWIQDLHDRSESPLARQRLKRYMTRQTCRECAGKRLRPEILAVRLDRGPGAQPLGIHEFCALTASGALEFLEQNPWSDRDRAIGGELLTEIRGRLRFLCEVGLPYLTLDRETGTLSGGEMQRIRLASQLGSGLTGVLYVLDEPSIGLHPRDHARLLDTLRGLRDQGNTIVVVEHDEDTIRQADWVVEVGPSAGIHGGRITGMGTPREIIQNPTSLTGRYLAGTLDLFTGRRTAPEQGWITLEGVTENNLQNIDVRFPIGCLTCITGVSGSGKSTLIHDVLSRALFRHFGTGKERPGAHRRITGLEALEKAVIIDQSPIGRSPRSNAATYLGAFDGIRNLFAQLPLARVRGFTKSRFSFNTPGGRCEHCQGDGIITMEMQLLPDVHVTCEACKGRRFNRETLEITYKGHTIADVLGLTVEQALTLFKNIPEVADRLETLAYVGLGYLPLGQGGTSLSGGEAQRIKLAAELYRKTNGKTCYILDEPTTGLHFSDIEVLLSMLFKLRNAGNTILIIEHHLDVIKNADHIIDLGPGGGAAGGTVVVTGTPEQIAAHPASFTGQFLGPKLRAPRAGTQRPDPQDEPTLL